The following proteins are encoded in a genomic region of Arachis stenosperma cultivar V10309 chromosome 4, arast.V10309.gnm1.PFL2, whole genome shotgun sequence:
- the LOC130974871 gene encoding histone deacetylase HDT1-like: MVDSSAQSKIKVETKSEKVKIDEPKKDVSGAPAKKVNVAIPKKDEEDEDSDDDDDDDDDDESDDKDKSGSEMDADSDEDGSDEDEKTPVKKVTLLCGRPEQEETKCVYNKTPVPAAKKAKNVTPAKSGGKKISHAPTPHPVKKGGNPNSAEKF, from the exons ATGGTTGATAGTTCTGCTCAATCCAAAAT AAAAGTAGAAACCAAGTctgaaaaggtaaagattgatgAACCAAAAAAGGATGTGAGTGGTGCCCCAGCAAAGAAAGTCAATGTTGCTATTCCaaagaaagatgaagaggaCGAGGACTCtgatgatgacgatgatgaCGACGATGACGATGAGTCTGATGATAAGGATAAATCTGGAAGTGAG ATGGATGCTGATAGTGATGAGGATGGGAGTGATGAAGATGAAAAGACACCTGTGAAGAAGGTAACATTACTGTGTG GTCGACCAGAGCAAGAAGAGACCAAATGTGTCTACAACAAAACTCCAGTTCCTGCTGCTAAAAAAGCTAAGAATGTAACTCCTGCAAAGTCTG GTGGCAAGAAAATTTCACATGCACCAACCCCTCACCCCGTGAAGAAAGGTGGAAATCCGAACAGCGCAGAGAAATTCTAG